A section of the Cardiocondyla obscurior isolate alpha-2009 unplaced genomic scaffold, Cobs3.1 scaffold31_0_849067, whole genome shotgun sequence genome encodes:
- the LOC139112589 gene encoding calponin homology domain-containing protein DDB_G0272472-like translates to MLRRERANSLPILEAWKQGEKRKERQEEKGEIEGLEGFRKSVKVYRSPVKATGEGGERGISKEGFEEVIKEMRSGFARIQAQMEEVREIKKEADKLKREGKQVKIGYKKIWVNKEMWIWDDLKEELRKWDGAKEFEKEGNKRKKVIADRLNARIENKDEDFWKNMEKWEVIYMCETWLEEKKWKGLRSKLPKGYKWINKGAEKKNKKEGNGGMVMGWREELEGEEELEFKDRKGMIGIKIKSGKLKKGKAAGSDGLENEIWKWGGGEVKEKLWETCKKVWRGEGVPEEWREGVIVPVLKRGKGEKVEEYRGITLTQAAYKVYASVLAERLRKEIEEKEILPQSQAGFRRDMGTVDQIYVLNYLLNKKIEEKEGKMVIVFIDMKAAFDSVDRRKLVETMKKRGVREGLIRRCEEILEETVNKVKVKDKEGKSFWTTKGVRQGCPLSPSLFTLLLADIDEELERGGWGGIRIKDRRVYSLAYADDIALLAENEAGMKGMIKSMEEYVKEKGLEVNVKKTKIMRCRKGGGRWKKTKWVWKGEEIEEVKSFKYLGYTIMRNGEQKEHVKDRVRRAARIMGQVWSIGKRKFGKDWSKRIWLFDKLVWSVINYGVEIWGWKEREEVEILQEKYLRWVLGVRRYVPGYMVREELQRDKLKGRAEMRAWKYEKRLEEGKGGVLAKWCWEEMKERAREGRSKGKWEKEREEFFEKFGWSGKEMEDLRERGEIRGKYLVKKNKEWQREERWKKIRESRFNKYYKKVKEEGIPGYLKLGWKEEKWQRMAKFRLGEEMRGNKYWEEEEKRKCRICLEKEETWEHIWEECIDWGNENSWEEMVEEILGGEGKGIDWLENLERTREKNRSD, encoded by the exons ATGTTAAGAAGAGAAAGGGCTAACAGCTTGCCAATTTTGGAAGCGTGGAAGCAAggggagaaaaggaaggaaagacaggaagaaaaaggagaaatagaGGGCTTGGAAGGATTTAGGAAAAGTGTGAAGGTGTACAGATCACCGGTGAAAGCAACAGGAGAGGGAGGTGAAAGGGGAATAAGCAAGGAAGGTTTTGAAGAGGTGATAAAGGAAATGAGAAGTGGATTTGCAAGGATTCAAGCGCAGATGGAGGAAGTAAGGGAAATAAAG aaagaagcggataaattgaaaagagaaggaaaacaggtaaaaataggGTACAAGAAGATAtgggtaaataaagaaatgtggatATGGGATGACCTGaaggaagaattgagaaaatgggatggtgcgaaagagtttgaaaaagaaggaaataaaaggaagaaggtGATAGCAGATAGACTAAATGCAA gaatagaaaacaaggatGAAGATTTTTGGAAGAACATGGAGAAATGGGAggtgatatatatgtgtgaaacttggttggaagaaaaaaaatggaaggggTTAAGAAGTAAACTGCCAAAGGGctataaatggataaataagggggcagaaaagaaaaataagaaggagGGCAATGGGGGAATGGTGATGGGATGGAGGGAGGAATTGGAAGGAGAGgaagaattagaatttaaagataggaaaggaatgataggaataaagataaaaagtggaaag ttgaaaaaaggaaaagctgcAGGAAGTGAtggtttagaaaatgaaatatggaaatggggagggggggaagtaaaagagaaattatgggaAACGTGCAAAAAGGtatggaggggggagggggtgccggaggaatggagagaaggtgtgatagttccggtgttaaaaagaggaaaaggggaaaaagtagaagagtataGAGGGATAACGCTGACACAGGctgcgtacaaagtgtatgcatctgtgttagcagaaagactaagaaaggaaatagaagaaaaagaaatattaccgcagagtcaagccggttttagaagagacatggggacagtggatcaaatatatgtgttaaattatttgctaaataagaagatagaagaaaaggaaggaaaaatggtaattgtgtttatagatatgaaagcggcttttgactctgtagacaggagaaaattggtggaaacaatgaagaaaagaggggtaagggagggattgataagaaggtgtgaagaaatattagaggaaacggtgaataaagtaaaggtgaaggataaagaagggaaaagttTCTGGACGACAAAAGGAGTAAGACAGGGTTGTCCGCTTAGTCCTAGCCTGTTCACGCTCTTGTTGGCAGACatagatgaagaattagaaagAGGAGGGTGGgggggtataagaataaaagacaggagagtttactcgctggcgtatgcggatgacattgcgctactggcagaaaatgaggcaggcatgaaaggaatgattaaaagcatggaagaatatgtaaaggaaaagggattggaagtgaatgtaaagaaaacaaagataatgaggtgtagaaaggggggaggaagatggaaaaaaactaaatgggtatggaaaggggaagaaatagaggaagtaaaaagtttcaagtatttgggatacacaattatgagaaatggagagcagaaagagcatgtaaaggacagagtaagaagagcggcaagaataatggggcaggtgtggagtataggtaaaagaaaattcggaaaagactggagtaaaagaatatggctatttgataaactggtatggtcggttattaattatggcgtggaaatatggggatggaaggaaagagaagaggtggagatattacaggaaaaatacctgagatgggtgctgggagtaagaagatatgtaccaggatatatggtgagagaagaactacagagggataaattgaaaggtagagcagagatgagagcatggaaatatgaaaaaaggttagaagaagggaaaggaggggttctagcaaaatggtgctgggaagaaatgaaggaaagagcaagggagggaagaagcaagggaaaatgggaaaaagaaagagaggaattttttgaaaaatttgggtggtcgggaaaagaaatggaagatctaagagaaagaggggaaataagggggaaatatttggtgaaaaagaataaagaatggcaaagagaggaaagatggaaaaaaataagagagtcaagatttaataagtattataaaaaagtgaaagaggaagggataccaggatatttgaaattggggtggaaagaagaaaaatggcaaagaatggcaaaatttagattaggggaggaaatgagaggaaataaatattgggaggaagaggagaaaagaaaatgtagaatatgtttggagaaggaagaaacgtgggaacatatatgggaggaatgtatagattggggaaacgagaacagttgggaggaaatggtggaggaaattctgggaggggaaggaaagGGGATAGattggttggaaaatttggaaagaacaagggaaaaaaataggagtgattga